A single region of the Granulicella aggregans genome encodes:
- a CDS encoding dihydrodipicolinate synthase family protein, protein MNWYGVMPAMTTPFNSDLTVDHAFLAQHAAWLLENGCTGLVMLGSLGEGATLEHEEKLAILKTAVEVSETTKTPVVAAISALSTKHAVQLAREAEAAGCSGLMVLPPYVYTSDWREMKHHVSTVIAATKLPCMLYNNPVAYKTDFLPEQILELANEHANLEAVKESSADVRRVAAIRSLLGDRLSIFVGVDDLLVEGVAAGAVGWVAGLVNAYPAESVELFNLARAGKHDEAFALYRWFLPLLRMDTVPKFVQLIKWVQGQTGTGTATVRAPRLEIAGADLEEAQAVLKAAQANPPAIKSTPLAALQEA, encoded by the coding sequence GTACGGCGTTATGCCCGCAATGACGACTCCCTTCAACAGCGACCTCACCGTCGATCACGCCTTCCTCGCGCAGCACGCCGCATGGCTGCTGGAGAATGGCTGCACTGGCCTGGTCATGCTGGGCTCGCTTGGCGAAGGCGCGACGCTTGAGCATGAGGAGAAGCTCGCCATTCTGAAGACCGCCGTAGAGGTCTCCGAGACGACGAAGACGCCGGTCGTTGCGGCGATCTCAGCACTGTCCACCAAACATGCCGTGCAGCTTGCGCGGGAGGCTGAAGCGGCCGGATGCAGCGGCCTGATGGTGTTGCCGCCTTATGTCTACACCTCCGACTGGCGCGAGATGAAGCACCACGTCTCCACCGTCATCGCCGCGACGAAGCTGCCTTGCATGCTTTACAACAACCCAGTCGCGTATAAGACGGACTTCCTTCCCGAACAGATCCTTGAACTTGCGAATGAGCACGCCAACCTCGAAGCCGTAAAAGAATCGAGCGCGGACGTACGCCGGGTTGCCGCCATTCGGTCACTGCTTGGCGATCGCCTCAGCATCTTTGTCGGCGTCGACGATCTGCTGGTCGAAGGCGTCGCAGCGGGAGCCGTGGGCTGGGTCGCGGGGCTGGTCAACGCCTATCCTGCGGAGTCTGTCGAGCTCTTCAACTTGGCACGCGCGGGCAAGCATGACGAGGCGTTCGCTCTCTATCGCTGGTTCCTCCCGTTGCTGCGCATGGACACCGTGCCGAAGTTCGTGCAGCTTATCAAGTGGGTGCAGGGCCAGACCGGCACGGGCACAGCGACGGTGCGCGCTCCCCGGCTTGAGATCGCTGGAGCAGATCTAGAAGAAGCACAGGCAGTGCTGAAGGCTGCGCAGGCGAATCCGCCCGCGATTAAGTCCACACCGTTGGCCGCATTGCAGGAGGCATAG
- a CDS encoding APC family permease: MTIPPARVTEGLPPQNNQATPQFVTGMGLYSATAIVMGSMIGSGIFIVPADMSRTLGSPVLLIGAWLLTAVMTLIGALSYGELAAMMPKAGGQYVYLREALGPIWGFLYGWTLFLVIQTGTVAAVGVAFGKFLGVFFPAVSKSNWLWHHGTGNVGLNTANLVAIAMITLLTLLNTFGIKFGALVQNIFTSAKVLALFGVIVVGLVARNATAIALNFGAGWQQFWSGAGWHTLHAVQVGEHGPTALVGLLTVVAVVQVGSLFSSDSWHNVTFTAGEIKDPKRNLPLSLVIGTGVVLLLYLLCNFVYLAVLPLAGDAHAATIAGRGIQFATEDRVGTAVMESAFGSMGARLMAAVILVSTFGCMNGLLLAGARVYYAMSQDGLFFKSVGRLSPKSKAPVNSLWLQWAWTCLLCLSGSYNDLLDYVIFAVLIFYILTIFSLFVLRRTRPDGPRPYRAIGYPVLPAAYIVMAAWICYVLLRYKPQYTWPGLIIVLLGVPVYLPWKWRISAKLAASQELR; encoded by the coding sequence ATGACGATCCCCCCGGCCAGGGTCACCGAAGGGCTTCCGCCGCAGAACAATCAAGCCACTCCGCAATTTGTAACCGGAATGGGACTTTATTCGGCGACCGCCATCGTAATGGGGTCGATGATCGGTTCGGGCATCTTCATCGTCCCGGCAGATATGAGCCGGACGTTGGGTTCGCCTGTGTTGTTGATCGGGGCGTGGTTGCTGACCGCGGTGATGACCCTCATCGGGGCTCTCAGCTATGGCGAGCTGGCGGCCATGATGCCCAAGGCAGGCGGGCAGTATGTCTATCTGCGCGAGGCGCTTGGGCCGATCTGGGGATTTCTGTACGGCTGGACGCTCTTCCTCGTGATTCAGACAGGCACGGTCGCGGCGGTGGGCGTGGCCTTTGGCAAGTTCCTAGGCGTCTTCTTTCCCGCAGTGAGCAAGAGCAACTGGCTTTGGCATCACGGTACGGGCAACGTCGGGTTGAACACGGCGAATCTCGTCGCCATCGCCATGATTACGCTGCTCACACTGTTGAATACCTTCGGTATAAAGTTCGGCGCGCTGGTGCAGAACATCTTCACCTCGGCCAAGGTATTGGCGCTCTTCGGTGTGATCGTGGTGGGGCTCGTCGCGCGCAATGCCACAGCGATTGCGTTGAACTTCGGAGCAGGATGGCAGCAGTTCTGGTCGGGCGCGGGATGGCATACGCTTCATGCGGTGCAAGTGGGAGAGCACGGCCCGACCGCGCTGGTTGGGCTCCTAACGGTGGTTGCGGTCGTGCAGGTCGGCTCGCTCTTCTCTTCGGACTCATGGCATAACGTCACCTTCACGGCGGGCGAGATCAAAGACCCGAAGCGCAACCTGCCGTTGTCCCTGGTTATCGGCACCGGCGTCGTATTGCTGCTCTACCTGCTCTGCAACTTCGTTTATCTCGCTGTGCTGCCGTTGGCGGGCGATGCCCACGCAGCTACTATCGCCGGACGCGGCATCCAGTTCGCCACGGAAGACCGCGTTGGCACTGCGGTGATGGAATCGGCGTTCGGCAGCATGGGCGCGAGGCTGATGGCTGCGGTCATCCTCGTCTCGACCTTCGGCTGCATGAACGGCCTGCTACTTGCCGGGGCGCGTGTCTACTACGCGATGAGCCAGGATGGTCTCTTCTTCAAGTCCGTCGGCAGGCTCAGTCCGAAGTCGAAGGCACCGGTCAACTCGCTTTGGCTGCAGTGGGCGTGGACGTGCCTGCTGTGCCTGAGTGGAAGCTACAACGATCTGCTGGACTACGTCATCTTCGCTGTTCTGATCTTCTACATCCTCACCATCTTCAGCTTATTCGTTCTGCGCCGCACGCGGCCCGATGGGCCACGGCCATACCGGGCGATCGGCTACCCTGTACTGCCCGCGGCGTACATCGTGATGGCCGCATGGATCTGTTACGTGCTGCTGCGCTACAAGCCGCAGTACACCTGGCCGGGGCTGATCATCGTGTTGCTGGGAGTGCCGGTCTACCTGCCGTGGAAGTGGCGCATCTCCGCAAAGCTCGCGGCTTCGCAGGAGCTGCGATGA
- a CDS encoding aldehyde dehydrogenase (NADP(+)) yields the protein MSNAIAAELQGRSLIAGETAQAGGAAFTGYNPVDGRALEPSYLSASTTDVDKAVAAATSAIDIFANTSGVERAALLRAIADGLDAAAPELITRANLETALPIPRLTGEVARTSGQMRHFATVLEEGSWVSARIETADPARTPPKPDLRSMLRPLGPVVVFGASNFPLAFSVAGGDTASALAAGNPVIVKAHPAHPGTSELAGIIINEAIEKCGLPSGVFSLLFDAGHDVGATLVQHADVKAVGFTGSFRGGRALMNLAAKRTVPIPVYAEMGSTNPVFILPGALAERREALAKGLHGSFTLGGGQFCTKPGLVFAAQDEVFTTTLRASVESTAPFSLLTKGISQNFATSVEERGGLRTSHGSQAGEGFSAQVALLETTGDVFLADHSLAEEVFGPATLLVHCSGSEQMLEAARSLGGHLTATVLGTEQDLADRADLLRVLETRVGRVIFNTFPTGVEVNHAMVHGGPYPSTSDGRSTSVGSQAIFRFTRPVSYQGLPQSALHPALQDGNPLGILRLWNGAWQR from the coding sequence ATGAGCAACGCAATCGCAGCAGAGCTTCAAGGAAGATCGTTGATCGCCGGGGAGACGGCACAGGCAGGCGGCGCTGCTTTCACTGGATACAATCCCGTGGATGGCCGCGCGCTTGAGCCATCGTATCTCTCCGCAAGCACCACAGACGTAGACAAGGCCGTCGCAGCGGCCACGTCAGCCATCGACATCTTTGCGAACACTTCGGGTGTAGAGCGGGCCGCGTTGCTTCGCGCCATCGCGGATGGCCTTGACGCTGCCGCGCCGGAGTTGATCACACGAGCCAATCTTGAGACTGCTTTGCCAATCCCTCGGCTCACCGGCGAAGTCGCACGCACCAGCGGGCAGATGCGGCACTTCGCAACGGTGCTTGAAGAGGGATCCTGGGTGTCGGCGCGCATCGAGACGGCTGATCCCGCGCGGACGCCACCGAAGCCAGACCTCCGCTCGATGCTGCGTCCGCTTGGGCCGGTAGTTGTCTTCGGTGCCAGCAACTTTCCGCTGGCATTTTCAGTCGCGGGTGGCGATACCGCATCGGCGCTTGCAGCGGGCAATCCCGTCATCGTCAAGGCACATCCCGCGCATCCCGGCACCAGCGAACTCGCGGGCATCATCATCAACGAAGCTATCGAGAAGTGCGGGCTACCCAGTGGCGTCTTCTCTCTGCTCTTCGACGCGGGACACGATGTGGGAGCGACATTGGTGCAGCATGCGGACGTGAAGGCTGTCGGCTTCACCGGCTCGTTTCGCGGAGGACGAGCACTGATGAATCTTGCGGCGAAGCGCACCGTGCCTATCCCCGTCTATGCGGAGATGGGCAGCACCAACCCGGTGTTCATCCTTCCGGGCGCACTTGCCGAACGCAGAGAGGCGCTGGCCAAGGGGCTGCATGGATCGTTCACGCTGGGCGGAGGGCAGTTCTGCACCAAGCCGGGGCTGGTCTTCGCCGCGCAGGACGAGGTCTTCACCACGACGCTTCGCGCGAGCGTAGAGTCGACAGCACCGTTCTCTCTGCTGACCAAGGGCATCTCGCAGAACTTCGCGACTTCCGTCGAAGAACGCGGCGGTCTTCGCACATCGCACGGTTCACAGGCAGGAGAGGGCTTCTCCGCGCAGGTTGCGCTACTTGAGACGACGGGGGATGTCTTCCTCGCTGATCATTCTCTCGCGGAAGAGGTCTTTGGGCCGGCTACCTTGCTGGTCCATTGCAGCGGCAGCGAACAGATGCTCGAGGCCGCACGTAGCCTTGGAGGTCATCTCACAGCGACTGTTCTCGGCACTGAGCAGGACTTAGCCGATCGTGCAGACTTACTGCGTGTGCTGGAGACGCGCGTGGGCCGTGTGATCTTCAACACCTTCCCCACAGGCGTCGAAGTGAATCATGCCATGGTGCACGGGGGCCCGTACCCGTCTACCTCCGACGGACGCTCCACCTCTGTTGGCAGCCAGGCGATCTTTCGTTTTACACGGCCCGTTTCCTATCAGGGGCTGCCGCAGTCGGCCCTGCATCCCGCGTTGCAGGACGGCAACCCGCTTGGCATCCTTCGCCTGTGGAACGGGGCGTGGCAGAGATGA
- a CDS encoding GntR family transcriptional regulator — protein MTTRKGNLPALKSRPTRTAKQPAKAQHGTSLATAFRDIRDLIVHGKMSPGTWIVESDVAERLNMSRTPVRAAIQRLQREGYVMEHRNVAKSRMIVAPLTKEDANELYTIVGHTEGVAGRNLAQMPVAARREIAAKLKAINEKLLAIAEGRGGRQGEIFELDRDFHKLIVEAGAGPRLATLHAAIIPQTERYWRLYASSIINDLHLSVAEHAGIIAGVVAGDADAVELGLQQNWIKGAARLGRVIDIFGERGSW, from the coding sequence ATGACAACACGCAAAGGCAACCTGCCCGCTTTGAAGAGCAGGCCGACCCGAACTGCGAAGCAGCCCGCGAAGGCACAGCACGGCACCAGCCTGGCCACCGCGTTCCGCGATATTCGTGATCTGATCGTGCACGGCAAGATGTCGCCGGGAACGTGGATCGTCGAGTCAGATGTGGCCGAGCGTCTGAATATGAGCCGAACGCCGGTGCGCGCCGCCATCCAACGACTACAGCGTGAAGGTTACGTGATGGAACATCGCAATGTGGCCAAGTCTCGGATGATCGTTGCGCCATTGACGAAGGAGGATGCGAACGAGCTGTATACGATCGTTGGTCACACGGAGGGCGTCGCAGGACGGAACCTCGCACAGATGCCTGTCGCCGCGAGACGAGAGATTGCGGCGAAGCTGAAGGCGATCAACGAGAAGCTGCTCGCGATTGCAGAGGGACGCGGGGGCAGGCAAGGTGAGATCTTCGAGCTTGATCGCGACTTCCATAAACTGATCGTCGAGGCCGGCGCAGGTCCGCGACTCGCCACGCTTCACGCTGCCATCATTCCGCAGACCGAGCGCTACTGGCGGCTCTACGCGAGCTCCATCATCAACGATCTTCACCTTTCGGTGGCGGAGCATGCGGGCATCATCGCGGGCGTGGTCGCAGGAGACGCGGACGCGGTAGAGCTCGGCCTGCAACAAAACTGGATCAAGGGCGCCGCGCGGCTCGGCCGTGTCATCGATATCTTCGGCGAACGCGGAAGCTGGTAG
- a CDS encoding ATP-binding cassette domain-containing protein has protein sequence MKRHLLLKVDLQARYGDRAVLNDVRFELEPGEALALVGTSGAGKSTIVLSLLGLLPWRGGTVKGEVLLDGLNLLTLKEREWRKRRGYRIALIPQSPLSALNPALSLLDHFSHAWKAHNKGGQSVFKQRLVTVLTEVQLPTDAEFLSRRPSQISVGQAQRILIALALLHRPAIIIADEPTSALDPVTQNQIVELLRHLTRLHGTALLYISHDLVSVVQLCDRMAVLDAGEIVETLAVKDLGLARHPMTRALLGALPVPVDVLLTCQGQSGAKELSKSA, from the coding sequence ATGAAGCGACATCTCTTGCTAAAGGTAGACCTGCAGGCGCGGTATGGGGATCGCGCTGTGTTGAACGATGTTCGGTTCGAACTGGAACCGGGTGAAGCACTCGCTTTGGTAGGAACAAGCGGCGCAGGCAAGAGCACCATCGTCCTCTCGCTGCTGGGACTGCTTCCATGGCGAGGAGGCACGGTGAAGGGCGAAGTCCTTCTCGACGGTCTTAATCTTTTGACGCTGAAGGAGCGCGAGTGGCGCAAGCGCCGCGGCTATCGCATCGCTCTCATCCCGCAAAGTCCTTTATCCGCACTGAATCCCGCGCTCAGTCTGCTCGACCACTTCAGCCATGCCTGGAAGGCTCACAACAAGGGCGGCCAGTCGGTCTTCAAGCAGCGTCTCGTTACCGTGCTCACGGAGGTCCAGCTACCCACCGACGCGGAGTTTCTCTCGCGCCGGCCCTCACAGATCAGCGTGGGACAGGCGCAGCGCATCCTGATTGCGCTTGCGCTGCTGCATCGGCCCGCGATCATCATCGCCGATGAGCCAACCAGCGCTCTCGATCCGGTGACGCAGAACCAGATCGTCGAGCTTCTCCGGCATCTCACGCGGTTGCACGGAACCGCGTTGCTTTATATCTCGCACGATCTAGTCTCTGTAGTTCAACTATGCGACCGGATGGCTGTGCTCGACGCCGGAGAGATCGTAGAGACGCTTGCGGTAAAAGACCTTGGGCTGGCGCGTCATCCTATGACGCGCGCACTCCTTGGCGCTCTTCCCGTGCCCGTCGATGTCCTCCTGACGTGCCAGGGACAGAGCGGCGCGAAAGAACTCTCTAAGTCCGCATAA
- a CDS encoding ABC transporter permease subunit: MKLRSIAGWLLLAMILIATGIVTFSGRAISEQDRNALLEGASHQHLAGTDTLGRDRLVRVSAAFLLSLTGAVAASFISTAAAAGVGLLAAFSTAGIGTLTMLVCDVFLALPWLFLLMMVRSMLPLSTSPAHSALITFVVLAALGWPACARAVYQGALRLRNSEWMIHARAGGMRLRQIPKQVLPNLLPLLLPQFLICVPAFVVAEANLGTLGLGVGEPLPSWGGMLLELGNSAILMRTAWVYLPIAVLVMALLLLESTAREA; this comes from the coding sequence ATGAAACTCCGTTCCATCGCCGGCTGGCTGCTTCTCGCCATGATCCTGATTGCAACTGGAATCGTTACATTCTCAGGCCGGGCAATCTCAGAGCAGGACCGCAACGCTCTTCTCGAAGGAGCTTCGCATCAGCACCTCGCGGGCACCGACACCCTGGGCCGCGATAGACTCGTTCGCGTCTCCGCAGCGTTTCTCTTGAGCCTCACCGGCGCGGTCGCTGCATCCTTCATCTCGACTGCAGCGGCAGCGGGTGTGGGTTTGCTTGCAGCTTTCAGCACGGCAGGTATCGGCACACTCACGATGTTGGTCTGCGATGTCTTTCTCGCGCTGCCGTGGCTCTTCCTGCTGATGATGGTGCGATCGATGCTGCCGTTGAGCACATCTCCCGCTCACTCTGCCCTGATCACGTTCGTAGTTCTGGCCGCGCTTGGATGGCCGGCATGCGCCCGCGCGGTTTATCAGGGAGCGCTGCGCCTTAGAAACTCCGAGTGGATGATCCATGCGCGCGCAGGCGGCATGCGTCTTCGGCAGATTCCTAAGCAGGTTCTGCCTAACCTGCTGCCGCTGTTGCTGCCTCAGTTCCTCATCTGCGTGCCCGCCTTCGTGGTCGCGGAGGCGAACCTTGGCACGCTCGGCCTTGGAGTTGGCGAACCGCTCCCGTCATGGGGAGGCATGTTGCTTGAACTCGGCAACTCCGCCATCCTGATGCGGACAGCTTGGGTCTATCTCCCCATTGCGGTTCTCGTCATGGCCTTGCTGCTTCTCGAATCCACCGCGAGGGAGGCATGA
- a CDS encoding ABC transporter permease subunit: protein MNLICTLLRRLLRMATVVLLVVIGSIVLVRFAPGYLSDAREMDARYADGARNELAAEAARSASVGGMLWSEVRGLLRRDLGVSRQYEVPVVELVRPRLAVTVGLLLKSMLLAWLIAGCTATISNWGRSPVSLPGRLCHLTSTLLLAVPIGAMATVCLLADSGGPLLVLTTLLAARDFKFLDRMLRKAWNDPHLLHARAQGVPTPELIRVHLLPGIMPQLGSLATLSILTALGAMVPVEVIFSTPGIGQLAWNAAMNRDLPVLLAVTVMMAIAVTASGFGTGSRRATEWQSA, encoded by the coding sequence ATGAACCTGATCTGCACCCTCCTTCGTCGCCTGCTTCGCATGGCCACGGTAGTCCTGCTGGTGGTGATTGGATCCATTGTCCTGGTGCGGTTTGCTCCCGGTTACCTTAGCGATGCCCGTGAGATGGATGCCCGCTACGCGGACGGCGCGCGCAATGAGCTTGCCGCAGAGGCGGCCCGCAGTGCTTCGGTCGGAGGCATGCTGTGGTCGGAAGTACGTGGTCTGCTGCGCCGGGACCTTGGCGTCTCACGCCAGTATGAGGTCCCCGTTGTCGAACTGGTCCGGCCCCGTCTGGCGGTCACCGTAGGCCTGCTTCTGAAGTCAATGCTTCTGGCATGGCTTATCGCCGGATGCACCGCGACGATCTCCAACTGGGGAAGATCGCCGGTCTCGCTTCCGGGCAGACTCTGCCACCTCACATCCACACTTCTACTCGCTGTCCCGATCGGTGCCATGGCAACGGTCTGCCTGTTGGCAGACAGCGGCGGCCCGCTGCTGGTCTTGACCACGCTGCTTGCCGCGCGCGACTTCAAGTTTCTCGACCGCATGTTGCGCAAGGCCTGGAACGATCCCCATCTGCTGCACGCTCGCGCCCAGGGAGTGCCCACGCCGGAGTTGATTCGCGTTCACTTATTGCCTGGAATCATGCCACAGCTTGGCTCGCTGGCAACGCTCTCGATCCTGACGGCGCTCGGCGCGATGGTCCCGGTCGAGGTGATCTTCAGCACGCCGGGCATCGGGCAACTTGCGTGGAACGCGGCGATGAATCGCGACCTCCCCGTCCTGCTTGCGGTGACGGTGATGATGGCCATCGCGGTTACGGCCAGCGGATTCGGTACAGGATCGCGTCGTGCGACGGAGTGGCAGAGCGCATGA
- a CDS encoding ABC transporter substrate-binding protein, which translates to MMLHALRFGRSVALLLTAATVAQVASAQAAPRLPGELAWTIGYDPKSFDPAKVDEEESEQVRYLTAGVLLRFNRYNQQVETQLAKNWSLSPDRKNITFVLRPNLTFSDGSKLTANDVAWSIRRVLLPATAAPVAEEFVEPAGVTVATPDDHTVVVHLPKPVVGIGKVFDEIAIEPANRPSEGRVTSGPYVVADYRRSQYVRLRRNEHFQGKEGDRPAAASSIRLDVLDNAEKEIRLFQRGEYDVINDLAPDYYDLLKQKSPSSVRDLGPSLNTEQIWFNQSPAAPIPAWEKAWFQSQAFRVAISQAIHRADLARVAYEGHATPAYNFISPANATWYNRSVSAPHFDVAAAKAGLAHAGFRMNAGHLEDATGHAVAFSILTNSGNAARMKMATLIQQDLAALGIRVTVVALDFPALIERMMHTQDYEACLLGISNVDPDPNAMMNVWLSSSPNHQWNPSEKTPATPWEAEIDKAMQQQATSPTEAGRKRSVDRVQQIVADQQPFIYLVYPNALYAISPKLEGVKPAVLKPGVVWNVESLHLQGAR; encoded by the coding sequence ATGATGTTGCACGCTCTCCGCTTCGGCCGCTCCGTCGCTCTATTGCTTACAGCCGCAACTGTGGCGCAAGTCGCGAGCGCGCAGGCCGCGCCAAGACTGCCCGGTGAACTCGCCTGGACCATCGGCTACGATCCCAAATCCTTCGATCCCGCCAAGGTGGATGAAGAAGAGTCCGAGCAGGTGCGCTATCTCACCGCCGGCGTGCTGCTTCGCTTCAATCGCTACAACCAGCAGGTGGAGACGCAGCTTGCGAAGAACTGGAGCCTGTCACCGGATCGCAAGAACATCACCTTTGTCCTCCGCCCCAATCTCACCTTTTCTGATGGCAGCAAACTCACCGCGAACGACGTCGCATGGTCGATCCGTCGCGTTCTGCTTCCCGCAACTGCCGCTCCGGTCGCCGAAGAGTTTGTCGAGCCCGCTGGGGTCACGGTCGCAACGCCTGATGATCACACCGTCGTCGTTCATCTCCCGAAGCCCGTTGTTGGCATCGGCAAGGTCTTCGATGAGATTGCCATCGAACCCGCCAACCGCCCCAGCGAAGGCCGCGTCACCTCTGGCCCGTATGTAGTCGCTGACTATCGCCGCTCGCAGTACGTTCGCTTGCGCAGGAACGAGCACTTTCAAGGCAAAGAAGGCGACCGTCCCGCAGCCGCGAGCAGCATTCGCCTCGACGTGCTGGACAACGCAGAGAAAGAGATCAGGCTCTTCCAACGCGGAGAGTACGACGTCATCAACGATCTGGCCCCGGACTACTATGACCTGCTGAAACAGAAGTCTCCTTCAAGCGTTCGCGATCTTGGACCCTCGCTGAACACGGAACAGATCTGGTTCAACCAGTCCCCGGCCGCGCCCATCCCCGCATGGGAGAAGGCGTGGTTCCAAAGCCAGGCCTTCCGTGTTGCCATCTCGCAGGCGATCCATCGCGCAGATCTCGCGCGCGTAGCTTACGAAGGCCACGCGACTCCCGCTTACAACTTCATCTCGCCCGCAAACGCTACCTGGTATAACCGCAGCGTCTCGGCGCCGCACTTCGACGTTGCCGCGGCGAAGGCAGGCCTTGCCCACGCCGGATTCCGTATGAACGCGGGACATTTGGAGGATGCAACGGGCCACGCCGTCGCCTTCTCTATCCTCACCAACTCAGGCAACGCCGCGCGCATGAAGATGGCGACGCTTATCCAGCAGGACCTCGCCGCGCTGGGCATCCGCGTGACCGTCGTCGCCCTGGACTTTCCCGCCCTCATCGAGCGCATGATGCATACGCAGGACTATGAGGCGTGCCTGCTTGGTATCTCAAACGTCGACCCCGACCCGAACGCTATGATGAACGTGTGGTTGAGCTCCTCTCCAAACCACCAATGGAACCCTTCTGAGAAGACGCCCGCAACCCCATGGGAGGCCGAGATCGACAAGGCCATGCAGCAGCAGGCCACCTCGCCGACCGAGGCCGGTCGCAAGCGCTCAGTCGATCGCGTCCAGCAGATCGTTGCCGACCAGCAGCCCTTCATCTACCTTGTCTATCCGAACGCGCTCTACGCAATCTCACCGAAGCTCGAAGGCGTGAAGCCAGCGGTGCTGAAGCCCGGCGTGGTGTGGAATGTGGAAAGCCTCCACCTGCAGGGGGCGCGATGA
- a CDS encoding S8 family peptidase → MNRLQRLLLSMTVLVSLPSAAIAFGQGVQASKLSRDLTSAAPFQKVPVIIQYKHDTTQSQADSIRLNGGSVKQQMHLIHGISADMPAYMLAAVANDPEVSYISIDRKVSAREVPFAAPEYTIEPINAPQAWAKGYIGTGVGIAVIDSGINAVNDLSLSPLLPAFLNNLLGNRVVYNENFVTTDNTTNDMYGHGTHVAGLIAGNGSNSLGLRYFRTFFGSAPNAHLINLRALDANGEGTDSSVIAAIDRAIALKDVYNIRVINLSLGRPIFESYTQDPLCQEVEQAWKAGIVVVVAAGNDGRDLNLNPEGYGTINAPGNDPYVVTVGAMRTMQTPTVQDDLIASYSSKGPSFMDQVVKPDIVAPGNLVISSKFPNDPLSIANPTFITPLSFYERNGSATTPSATYFPLSGTSMAAGVTSGAVADMIQAAPSLGPDQVKALLMQNADRSYFPQTSSVTDGGVLYTANYDIFTIGAGYLDINAAINAARVHNGNVPSGTAMSPIASFDPNTGNTYIITDQTALWGKTALWGKADIWSASSVYGATAFETVNGETALWGKTALWGKEDPNAFTALWGKTALWGKGTPDAATALWGKDNSGPIDPSASISPLLY, encoded by the coding sequence ATGAATCGCTTGCAGCGTCTTCTCCTTTCCATGACTGTATTGGTCTCTCTCCCATCGGCGGCCATTGCGTTCGGCCAGGGCGTTCAGGCGTCGAAGCTCTCCCGTGACCTGACTTCGGCCGCACCCTTCCAGAAGGTCCCGGTCATCATTCAGTACAAGCACGACACGACCCAGTCGCAAGCCGACAGCATTCGCCTGAACGGCGGCTCCGTAAAGCAGCAGATGCACCTCATCCACGGTATCTCCGCCGATATGCCTGCTTATATGCTGGCTGCCGTCGCGAACGATCCCGAGGTCAGCTACATCTCGATCGACCGCAAGGTCAGCGCCCGCGAAGTCCCCTTCGCCGCGCCCGAGTACACCATCGAGCCCATCAACGCGCCTCAGGCATGGGCCAAGGGATACATCGGCACCGGCGTCGGCATCGCCGTCATCGATAGCGGCATCAACGCCGTCAACGATCTCTCCCTCAGCCCCCTACTTCCGGCATTTCTCAACAACCTGCTCGGCAATCGCGTCGTCTACAACGAGAACTTCGTTACTACGGACAACACGACCAACGACATGTACGGCCATGGCACCCACGTCGCTGGCCTGATTGCAGGCAATGGCTCGAACTCGCTTGGTCTCCGCTACTTCCGCACCTTCTTCGGCTCCGCTCCGAACGCGCACCTGATCAACCTTCGCGCTCTCGATGCCAACGGCGAAGGCACGGACTCTTCGGTCATCGCCGCCATCGACCGCGCCATCGCCCTTAAGGATGTCTACAACATCCGCGTCATCAACCTCTCGCTGGGCCGCCCCATCTTCGAAAGCTACACCCAGGACCCCCTCTGCCAGGAGGTGGAGCAGGCATGGAAGGCTGGCATCGTGGTCGTCGTCGCCGCCGGTAACGATGGCCGCGACCTGAACCTCAACCCCGAAGGCTACGGCACCATCAACGCTCCGGGCAACGATCCTTACGTCGTCACCGTGGGCGCGATGCGCACCATGCAGACTCCCACCGTGCAGGACGACCTGATCGCGAGCTACAGCTCCAAGGGCCCGTCGTTCATGGACCAGGTAGTGAAGCCGGACATCGTCGCTCCGGGCAACCTGGTCATCAGCAGCAAGTTCCCCAACGATCCTCTCTCGATCGCGAACCCGACGTTCATCACGCCGCTCTCGTTCTATGAGCGCAACGGCAGTGCGACCACTCCGTCGGCGACCTACTTCCCGCTGAGCGGAACCAGCATGGCTGCAGGCGTCACCAGCGGCGCCGTGGCCGACATGATCCAGGCAGCACCCAGCCTCGGTCCCGACCAGGTGAAGGCACTGCTGATGCAAAATGCAGACCGCTCCTACTTCCCGCAGACCAGCAGCGTTACCGATGGCGGCGTTCTCTACACGGCGAACTACGACATCTTCACCATCGGCGCTGGCTACCTGGACATCAACGCGGCCATCAACGCTGCTCGTGTCCACAATGGTAACGTTCCCTCCGGCACCGCGATGTCTCCCATCGCCAGCTTCGATCCCAACACCGGCAACACCTACATCATCACGGACCAGACGGCTCTCTGGGGCAAGACGGCTCTGTGGGGCAAGGCTGACATCTGGAGCGCGTCAAGCGTCTACGGCGCGACTGCCTTTGAGACAGTCAACGGTGAGACGGCACTCTGGGGCAAGACGGCCCTCTGGGGCAAGGAAGATCCGAACGCCTTCACCGCTCTCTGGGGCAAGACAGCTCTCTGGGGTAAGGGAACGCCCGATGCCGCAACCGCTCTGTGGGGCAAGGACAACTCCGGCCCGATCGATCCTTCGGCTTCGATCTCTCCGCTTCTCTACTAA